The window TACGCATGCAGGTAAGCTGGGTGTGAAAGAGGTAGTAATTGGCATGGCGCATCGCGGGCGCCTCAACGTACTGGCCAACATCATGGGTAAAACCTATGAGCAGATCTTCAATGAATTTGAAGGCGGCTATGATGTTGACCTTACCATGGGCGATGGCGACGTGAAATACCACATGGGCTACAGCAGCCAGATTAAAGTGGGCAACGATGTTGTTAACCTGAAGCTGGCGCCTAACCCTTCGCACCTGGAGGCAGTAGACCCCGTGGTAGAAGGCTTTACCCGTGCCAAAATTGACTGGCAGTACAACAACGATGTGGATAGCATGCTGCCCATCCTGATCCATGGCGATGCCGCTGTGGCCGGACAGGGCATTGTGTACGAGCTTATCCAGATGAGCAAGTTGAAGGCCTACACCACCGGTGGTACCATCCACTTTGTAATTAACAACCAGGTTGGTTTTACCACTGATTATGATGATGCCCGTTCCAGCATTTACAGCACCGACGTTGCCAAAGTTGTGGATGCGCCAGTGCTGCACGTAAATGGCGACGACCCGGAAGCAGTGGTATTCTGTATGAGGCTGGCGGTAGAATATCGCCAGAAATTCAATAATGATATTTTCATTGACATGGTGTGCTACCGCCGCCATGGCCATAACGAGAGCGACGAGCCAAAATTTACACAGCCTCAGCTCTACAACATCATTAGCAAACACGCCAACCCACGTGAGTATTATAATAAACGCTTGCTGGAGCGTGGCGATGTTGATGCACAACTGGCACAGAAGATGGACGAGGAGTTCCGCCAGCTGCTGCAGGACCGCCTGGACATGGTGAAGCAAAAGCCGCTCCCCTACCAGTACCAGGAGCTTGAGCAGGCCTGGCACAACCTGCGCCGCTCAAAACCCGAAGATTTTGACCAGTCTCCTGCTACAGGTGTTCCATTAGAAGCGCTGCATAAAGTGGCCGAGGCGCTGGTGAAAGTACCGCAGGGCTTCCGCCCAATTAAGCAGATAGAAAAAGCACTCGTACAGCGCCAGGAGATGTTCTTTAACGAGAAAGTGGTGAACTGGGCCGGTGCAGAGCTGTTAGCCTATGGTTCGCTGCTGGAAGAGGGAAATATGGTACGCCTGGTAGGGCAGGATGTGGAGCGGGGAACCTTCTCGCACCGCCATGCCGTGCTGCACGATGCTAAAACCGGCCAGGCCTATAACAGCCTTAACCACATTCGCGAAGATGATTCGCAGCCTTTCCGGATCTACAACTCCCTGCTAAGTGAGTATGGTGCCATGGGCTTTGAGTTTGGCTATGCCATGGCCAACCCCAATGCACTGGTAATCTGGGAAGCTCAGTTTGGAGACTTTGCCAACGGCGCCCAGGTGATGATAGATCAGTTCCTGACCCCGAGCGAAAGCAAATGGCAGCGCATGAACGGCCTGGTGCTCTTGCTGCCACACGGCTATGAAGGACAGGGCCCGGAACACTCCAATGCCCGCCCTGAACGCTTCCTGCAACTTGCAGCAGAGTATAACATTGTTGTAGCCAACGTTACAGATCCGGCTAACTTCTTCCACCTGATGCGCCGTCAGCTGGCATGGCCGTTCCGCAAGCCGCTGGTGGTGATGTCGCCTAAATCGCTGCTGCGCCATCCGCGCGTGGTAAGCCCTATGAGTGCCTTGACTGATGGCCGTTTCCAGGAAATTCTGCCAGACAACAACGTACGTGGCGAGTCGGTGAAACGTGTGCTGCTTTGCTCTGGCAAAGTTTACTACGACCTGCTGGAGCGCCAGGAGGAAGAAAAACGCAGTGATGTTGCTATCATTCGTGTGGAGCAGCTGTATCCTTTCCCTGAAAAAGCAATTGAGGCAGAGCTGGCAAGCAACTACCCAAATGCCGAGGTATACTGGGTACAGGAAGAACCTGCCAATATGGGCGCCTGGAATTTCATTCTGCGGATCTACCAGCGGCCGGTTAAATTTATTGGCCGTAAGGCTAGTGCATCTCCGGCTACAGGTTATTATAAAGTACATAACAAAGAGCAGGCAGAGCTGGTGAACCGTGCTTTTGCTGTTGAGCAGGCACCTGAACTACCCGCCAGCCAGGGAACGCCGGTAATGGAAGCAGAACCTAAGCAAAGGAAAAAAAAGGCTAAATAAGCAGGATCAATTTTTTAGAAGACAGAGACTACCTATAATACTATGAGTATAGAAGTAAAAGTGCCCACGGTGGGCGAATCCATCTCGGAAGTCACCATAGGCCAGTGGTTTAAAAACGACGGCGATTATGTTGAAAGAGACGAGAACATTGCCGAACTGGAATCTGACAAAGCAACCTTTGAGCTTGCTGCCGAGCAAGCCGGTATATTGCGCATAAAAGCCGCAGAAGGCCAAACGGTACCCATCGGGGAGGTAGTGTGCTTGATTGAAGATGGAGATGCCACAGCTGGTGGCGGTTCAGGAGCTGCAAAAGCTGATGCCAAACAAGATGCTCCCAAGGTGGGTGATCTGGGTGCTGGCGAGCAAACCAGGACCCCTGGTGAGTTTAGTGGTGCAGCCAAAGGCGGATCTGACAGCCAGGGTAGTGCTGGTGGCGGCGGTGCAGCCGGCGGCGGTCAGGTGGTGGACATGGTGGTGCCAACTGTTGGCGAATCGATTACCGAGGTAACCATTGGCCAGTGGCTGAAAGAAGATGGCGATACCGTACAGCTCGATGATATCATTGCAGAAATTGAGTCTGATAAAGCAACTTTTGAATTGCCTGCAGAAGCTGCAGGTGTACTGCGCATTAAAGCACAGGAGGGCGAAACACTGCAGATTGGCGCCCTTATCTGCCAGATAGAAGCCACAACCGCGGGGGCAGCCCCAGCCGGCGCCGCACAAGGCACTGGAGCAGGGCAAACCCCTACAGACAAAGCCGGCTATGGCAACCATGGCAATGGCGGACAGACAGAAGCAACTACACAATCATCTGATCAGGGACAGGCATCTGGTTATGCAGCCGGACACCCCTCTCCTGCAGCAGGTAAAATCCTGGCTGAAAAAGGTATCTCTGCCGAAGCCGTAAAAGGCACAGGCGTAGGTGGCCGCATCACCAAAGAAGATGCCCAGAATGCACAGGGAGGCGGACAGAAGCAGCAACAAAGTACCGCTCCTCAGCAGCAGCAAAAAGCTGCGCCTCAGGAGCAAAAGGCTCCACAGACAGCTTCAGCAGCTGGCGCCCGCGAGCAAAGCCGTGAGCGCATGAGCTCACTGCGCAAAACCATTAGCCGCCGCCTGGTAAGCGTTAAAAACGAAACGGCCATGCTCACCACCTTCAACGAGGTGAACATGAAGCCCATCATGGATATCCGCAGCAAGTATAAAGAGCAGTTCAAGGAGAAGTACGAGGTAGGCCTGGGCTTCATGAGCTTCTTTACCAAAGCGGTATGCGTGGCCCTGCAGGAATGGCCTGCCGTAAATGCCCAGCTCGATGGTAACGAGATTGTGTACAACAACTTTGTAGATGTTTCCATAGCCGTATCCAGCCCTAAGGGCCTGGTGGTTCCGGTGGTGCGCAATGCCGAAAGCATGAGCTTCCACGAAATTGAAAAGGAAATCATCAGCCTGGCTAAAAAAGCACGTGATGGCAAACTTAGCATCGAAGAGATGCAGGGCGGCACCTTCACCATCACCAACGGTGGTGTGTTTGGCTCCATGATGTCAACCCCTATTATCAACGCACCGCAAAGTGCCATTTTAGGCATGCACAACATTGTGGAACGTCCGGTAGTGGAGAATGGCGAGATTGTAGTGCGCCCTATCATGTATGTTGCCCTTAGCTATGATCACCGCATCATCGACGGCCGTGAGTCAGTAAGCTTCCTGGTACGCATGAAGCAACTGCTGGAAGATCCAACCCGCTTACTAATAGGCGTTTAATTTATTGTACCAAGTATAATGTATGGGGTACAGCACTTTACACAAGTCATGTACCCCATACTAACTACTAAAAACTAAACCATGCAATACGATGTAACCGTAATCGGTTCGGGACCTGGCGGGTATGTGGCAGCCATTCGCTGCGCACAGCTGGGACTCAAAACCGCAATCGTAGAAAAATACACATCGCTGGGCGGCACCTGTCTGAATGTAGGCTGCATTCCCAGCAAAGCCCTGCTCGATTCTTCCGAGCACTTCCACAACGCCAGCCATACCTTTAAGGAACATGGCATTGAGCTGAATGATCTGCAGGTAAACCTGCCTCAGATGATCACGCGCAAGCGCAATGTGGTAAAGCAAACTGTAGCCGGCATCGACTTCCTGATGAAGAAGAACAAGATCGATGTAAAGACGGGTATGGGTTCTTTTGTAGACAAGAACACCATCAAGGTAACGGGTGACGACGGCAAGGAAGAAACCTTCCAGACCAAAAACACCATTATTGCTACGGGCTCTAAGCCTACAGCACTCCCTTTCATCCAGCTTGATAAAGAGCGTATTATTACCAGCACCGAAGCCCTGGAACTGCAGGAAGTGCCTAAGCACATGATTGTAATTGGCGGTGGTGTGATTGGTATGGAGTTGGGCTCTGTTTATGGCCGCCTGGGCGCTAAGGTAACTGTAGTAGAGTTTCTGGACCGCATTATTCCGGGTATGGATGGTGCCCTTAGCAAAGAGCTGCAACGGGTGCTCAAAAAGCAGCATGGCTTCGACTTTAAGCTAAACACCAAAGTTACCGGCGTAGAACGCAAGGGGAACGAGGTGGTAGTACGTGCCGAAAACAAAAAAGGTGAGCAAATAGAGATTACCGGCGATTACTGCCTGGTATCTGTAGGCCGCGCACCTTATACCAAAGGCCTTGGCCTGGAAAATGCCGGCGTTCAGCTGGACAATCGTGGTCGTGTGGAGATTGATGACCACCTGCGTACTAATGTGGAGGGCATCTATGCCATAGGCGATGTTATTAAAGGGGCTATGCTGGCCCACAAAGCCGAAGAAGAAGGTGTTTTTGTAGCGGAAAGCATAGTTGGCCAAAAGCCGCACATCAACTACAACCTGATTCCGGGTGTTGTTTATACCTGGCCTGAGGTTGCCGGTGTAGGTTATACCGAAGAGCAGCTGAAGGAAATGGGGCGCCAGTTTAAAACAGGCAGCTTCTCCTTTAAAGCCTCCGGCCGTGCCCGTGCTTCTATGGATACCGATGGTTTCGTGAAGGTGCTGGCCGATCAGGAAACAGACGAGGTACTGGGTGTACACATGATTGGCCCACGTGCTGCCGACATGATAGCCGAGGCCGTAGTGGCCATGGAATTCCGTGCTTCTGCCGAAGACATTTCGCGCATGAGCCACGCCCACCCTACCTTTACCGAAGCCATCAAAGAAGCCTGCCTTGCCGCTACGGATAACAGGGCTTTACATACGTAAAAAATAAACTCAATACTGTACCATAAAAAAGCGCTGCCAAATAATGGCAGCGCTTTTTTGTTGTCTCCTGTTATTTTTACTCACCAGACCATTCGGGCCAGCGGCCGGGGGTATAGGGAGCTCCGGCAATTTCCAGCTGTTGCTGCAGTGCTGCAGACTGATCGGCTATTTCCTTTAGCTGCGTGAGCATGGGCCCCAGCTGCCGAGCAGCAATCCGGTAAGATTCCCGGTAGGTTTCAGGCGGCGCCGAGGTAGTGGTCCACATACTGTATTGCAGCACACCGGCACGCTCGCTGATGGAAGGTGCGGTTTCGAACTGATGACGGGCAAGCTCCTGATCTCCCACCAATGCCATCTTAACCTGGTACAGGCGCCGTTGCAGATCATAGATCTGCTTTAGCGCTTCTGTAGATGGAGCTGACATTTCCAGAACGGCCGTCTGCATGTAATTCAGGTTACGGGCAAGCTCTGTCTGTATACTACTTGCTGCGCTTACTACCCTGTTCAGGCGGGCAATATTTTCAGTAAACTGCCTGTACTCATCCCAGTTTTGCGTCTGAAAGGTTGCCTGATCCAAGGCTTTTATGGTAAAGGAAACAGGCTCGGTCAGTGTTGTTAGCTGCCCGTTTTCGTATTTGCTTAAGGCTACACTGTATATGCCAGGCACCGCCAGCTGCCCTTTTTCTTCGGAGCCGAACAACTCATCTGGCGCTGGTACATAACGGTTGGTAACTGGTGCCGATACATTGTGGCGCAGATCCCAGTTGATCCGCTGTAAACCTTTCTTAGCCGGTGCCTTTATCTGGCGTACCACGGCACCCGTTGCATCGGTAATGGTAAACAGCAGGAATGGCTCCGGTTGCTGTGCTTCCAGCCGCAGGCTGTCCTGGCTGGGGTAATAAACACTCTCTTTCCTGTCTATTGCTTCTTTTTCACGGGCTCTGCGCTGCTGGCGTATGGTTTGCAGTTCATCCCGTACATAGTAGGTAAATACTGCTCCAAAAGCCGGATTAGGCGCTGTAAAATAACTGCTGCCCAAATGTCCTTTATCGCGTAAACCAATCGGAAAACGTTCTACATACAATAGCGCATCCTTAACAGGCAGGATGGCCGCCGCCTGGTTAAAGCTGCCGGCATCCAGCGTACGCAGGGGCGTGTAATCATCCAGTATGTAAAAACCACGGCCAAAAGTACCCAGCACCAGGTCATTCTCCCGGCGCTGTATTTCAATGTCACGCACGGCAATGGTAGGAAGTCCTGACTTTAGCTGCACCCAGTCTGCACCACCGTTTTTGGAGTAGAAAGCGCCAAACTCGGTGCCGCAGAACAACAGGTTTGGATCTACATGATCTTCGGCAATGGTATAGACATTGCCGCGCTCAGGCAGTGTGCCGTGTAGTGCCCGCCAGCTTTTGCCTCCATCGGTAGTTTTAAACAGGTAAGGCTTAAAATCGCCATAACGGTGGTAGTTAAAAGCTACATAGGCCACATTTTTATCGAATTGCGAGGCAATTACCTGGTTCACATAGCTCTGGCGGGGGGCGCCTGCAATATTGTCGATCCTGGTCCAGTTCTGACCGCCATCGCGGGTAAGGTGCAGCAGGCCATCATCAGTACCCACCCACAGCAGGTTTTCGTCTAAAGTACTCTCGGCAATGGTGGTGGTTTGTCCCCAGATATCTGTAGAGGCATTTTTGGCAATGGCATCTACGCTCCATACCCGGCCCATTACCTCCAGGCGGTTCCTGTCTACGTCACGGCTAAGGTCGGGGCTGATGGGTCTCCAGGAGTTTCCCCTGTCGTCGGTGCGGTACACCCTGTTAGCGCCAATGTACAGCCGGGTGGGCTGATGCTGTGAGATCAGGAGCGGTGCATCCCAGTTCC of the Flammeovirgaceae bacterium 311 genome contains:
- a CDS encoding dihydrolipoyl dehydrogenanse (COG1249 Pyruvate/2-oxoglutarate dehydrogenase complex, dihydrolipoamide dehydrogenase (E3) component, and related enzymes), which codes for MQYDVTVIGSGPGGYVAAIRCAQLGLKTAIVEKYTSLGGTCLNVGCIPSKALLDSSEHFHNASHTFKEHGIELNDLQVNLPQMITRKRNVVKQTVAGIDFLMKKNKIDVKTGMGSFVDKNTIKVTGDDGKEETFQTKNTIIATGSKPTALPFIQLDKERIITSTEALELQEVPKHMIVIGGGVIGMELGSVYGRLGAKVTVVEFLDRIIPGMDGALSKELQRVLKKQHGFDFKLNTKVTGVERKGNEVVVRAENKKGEQIEITGDYCLVSVGRAPYTKGLGLENAGVQLDNRGRVEIDDHLRTNVEGIYAIGDVIKGAMLAHKAEEEGVFVAESIVGQKPHINYNLIPGVVYTWPEVAGVGYTEEQLKEMGRQFKTGSFSFKASGRARASMDTDGFVKVLADQETDEVLGVHMIGPRAADMIAEAVVAMEFRASAEDISRMSHAHPTFTEAIKEACLAATDNRALHT
- a CDS encoding 2-oxoglutarate dehydrogenase complex dihydrolipoamide succinyltransferase (COG0508 Pyruvate/2-oxoglutarate dehydrogenase complex, dihydrolipoamide acyltransferase (E2) component, and related enzymes), encoding MSIEVKVPTVGESISEVTIGQWFKNDGDYVERDENIAELESDKATFELAAEQAGILRIKAAEGQTVPIGEVVCLIEDGDATAGGGSGAAKADAKQDAPKVGDLGAGEQTRTPGEFSGAAKGGSDSQGSAGGGGAAGGGQVVDMVVPTVGESITEVTIGQWLKEDGDTVQLDDIIAEIESDKATFELPAEAAGVLRIKAQEGETLQIGALICQIEATTAGAAPAGAAQGTGAGQTPTDKAGYGNHGNGGQTEATTQSSDQGQASGYAAGHPSPAAGKILAEKGISAEAVKGTGVGGRITKEDAQNAQGGGQKQQQSTAPQQQQKAAPQEQKAPQTASAAGAREQSRERMSSLRKTISRRLVSVKNETAMLTTFNEVNMKPIMDIRSKYKEQFKEKYEVGLGFMSFFTKAVCVALQEWPAVNAQLDGNEIVYNNFVDVSIAVSSPKGLVVPVVRNAESMSFHEIEKEIISLAKKARDGKLSIEEMQGGTFTITNGGVFGSMMSTPIINAPQSAILGMHNIVERPVVENGEIVVRPIMYVALSYDHRIIDGRESVSFLVRMKQLLEDPTRLLIGV
- a CDS encoding glycosyl hydrolase, with protein sequence MLLLIGSTAAYSQKGRSTRRQEAATEKPVHLRSDTYQALQFRGIGPAVTSGRISDFAVHPQNPDVYYVASSSGGVWKTENHGTTYTPIFDQQGSYSIGCVSLDPANPSTVWVGTGENNNQRSVGYGDGVYKSTDGGKSWTHMGLKNSEHIANIIVDPSNSNIVWVAAYGPVWSDGGERGVYKSTDGGQSWALVKSVSPYTGCNNLIMDPRDPNTLYAAFHQRQRKVFTYIGGGPESALYKTTDGGQSWTKLEGGLPGGDIGRIGIDVSPANPDVVYAVVEAPDNKGGIYRSADRGRSWERRSGVFTSGNYYQELNCDPVDPDRIFITDTWYKVSDDGGKTVRNLGELNKHIDNHAIWIDPKNTDHLLVGSDGGIYETWDFANTWHFKQNLPVIQFYKVSTDNAEPFYGIHGGTQDNLSLGGPSRTTSVSGITNEDWYITSVGDGFETQVDPTDPNIIYAQSQHGGLVRFDRRSGEYLFIKPIEGEDEPALRWNWDAPLLISQHQPTRLYIGANRVYRTDDRGNSWRPISPDLSRDVDRNRLEVMGRVWSVDAIAKNASTDIWGQTTTIAESTLDENLLWVGTDDGLLHLTRDGGQNWTRIDNIAGAPRQSYVNQVIASQFDKNVAYVAFNYHRYGDFKPYLFKTTDGGKSWRALHGTLPERGNVYTIAEDHVDPNLLFCGTEFGAFYSKNGGADWVQLKSGLPTIAVRDIEIQRRENDLVLGTFGRGFYILDDYTPLRTLDAGSFNQAAAILPVKDALLYVERFPIGLRDKGHLGSSYFTAPNPAFGAVFTYYVRDELQTIRQQRRAREKEAIDRKESVYYPSQDSLRLEAQQPEPFLLFTITDATGAVVRQIKAPAKKGLQRINWDLRHNVSAPVTNRYVPAPDELFGSEEKGQLAVPGIYSVALSKYENGQLTTLTEPVSFTIKALDQATFQTQNWDEYRQFTENIARLNRVVSAASSIQTELARNLNYMQTAVLEMSAPSTEALKQIYDLQRRLYQVKMALVGDQELARHQFETAPSISERAGVLQYSMWTTTSAPPETYRESYRIAARQLGPMLTQLKEIADQSAALQQQLEIAGAPYTPGRWPEWSGE
- the sucA gene encoding 2-oxoglutarate dehydrogenase E1 component (COG0567 2-oxoglutarate dehydrogenase complex, dehydrogenase (E1) component, and related enzymes), giving the protein MDKYSYIANAHGNYIEELYKAYKADPNSVDPTWQKFFEGFDFAQQFYPTLPGEASSNGAASSQGNGKAYAAEAANIADKPAAGAPTISGGNAKELNVSQMIHAYRSRGHLKSNTNPVRKRRNHKAYLDISDFGLTEADLNQEFDAGKEIGIGRATLQKIIDTLHYIYMGTVGFEYMYIRDPDMMEWFKNKAETEALKFNPPLEEKKQILRKLNEAVVFENFLHTKYLGQKRFSLEGGESTIPALDAAITHAGKLGVKEVVIGMAHRGRLNVLANIMGKTYEQIFNEFEGGYDVDLTMGDGDVKYHMGYSSQIKVGNDVVNLKLAPNPSHLEAVDPVVEGFTRAKIDWQYNNDVDSMLPILIHGDAAVAGQGIVYELIQMSKLKAYTTGGTIHFVINNQVGFTTDYDDARSSIYSTDVAKVVDAPVLHVNGDDPEAVVFCMRLAVEYRQKFNNDIFIDMVCYRRHGHNESDEPKFTQPQLYNIISKHANPREYYNKRLLERGDVDAQLAQKMDEEFRQLLQDRLDMVKQKPLPYQYQELEQAWHNLRRSKPEDFDQSPATGVPLEALHKVAEALVKVPQGFRPIKQIEKALVQRQEMFFNEKVVNWAGAELLAYGSLLEEGNMVRLVGQDVERGTFSHRHAVLHDAKTGQAYNSLNHIREDDSQPFRIYNSLLSEYGAMGFEFGYAMANPNALVIWEAQFGDFANGAQVMIDQFLTPSESKWQRMNGLVLLLPHGYEGQGPEHSNARPERFLQLAAEYNIVVANVTDPANFFHLMRRQLAWPFRKPLVVMSPKSLLRHPRVVSPMSALTDGRFQEILPDNNVRGESVKRVLLCSGKVYYDLLERQEEEKRSDVAIIRVEQLYPFPEKAIEAELASNYPNAEVYWVQEEPANMGAWNFILRIYQRPVKFIGRKASASPATGYYKVHNKEQAELVNRAFAVEQAPELPASQGTPVMEAEPKQRKKKAK